In the Enterococcus saigonensis genome, one interval contains:
- the licT gene encoding BglG family transcription antiterminator LicT has protein sequence MVIEKILNNNIVMSRNKANEEVIYMGRGLAFGKKVGDKIDDSVIEKEFILKDSLTSGQFQQLFADVPVEEVDLVKQIVDSAEEKLQQELSPNIYLTLTDHIHYALERWKEGIEIPNPLLFETRKFYPKEFALAEAALTLINKRLQVKLPESEAGFIAFHIVNSEQMNAEGSMQQTMQATEIVRDILQLISRFYGVVFRQDSLSYQRIVTHLHYFAQRYLRDELKEESDEFLFALIQSKYPKAFQTVQRINDYLVKTYQKPLGESEMIYLTIHIQRVVSEE, from the coding sequence GTGGTAATTGAAAAAATTCTAAACAATAATATCGTCATGTCCCGTAACAAAGCGAATGAAGAAGTGATTTATATGGGACGCGGCTTGGCTTTTGGTAAAAAAGTCGGGGATAAAATTGATGATAGTGTGATTGAAAAAGAATTTATTTTAAAAGACTCGCTTACTTCCGGTCAGTTCCAACAATTATTTGCTGATGTTCCAGTAGAAGAAGTTGATTTAGTCAAACAAATTGTCGATAGTGCGGAAGAAAAATTGCAACAGGAATTATCACCTAATATTTATTTGACACTAACCGATCATATTCATTATGCATTGGAACGTTGGAAAGAAGGTATTGAAATTCCCAATCCGCTTTTATTTGAAACCCGCAAATTTTATCCAAAAGAATTTGCACTGGCAGAAGCTGCGCTTACGCTGATTAATAAAAGGTTACAAGTGAAATTGCCAGAGTCAGAAGCAGGGTTTATCGCTTTTCACATCGTCAATAGTGAACAGATGAATGCTGAGGGGTCGATGCAACAGACAATGCAGGCAACTGAAATTGTACGCGATATACTCCAGTTAATCAGTCGATTTTATGGTGTGGTTTTTCGACAAGATTCTTTAAGTTACCAACGGATTGTCACGCACTTACACTATTTTGCTCAACGTTATTTACGCGATGAATTAAAAGAAGAGTCTGATGAATTTCTTTTTGCTTTGATTCAGTCCAAATATCCTAAGGCTTTTCAAACGGTACAACGCATCAATGATTATTTAGTAAAGACGTATCAAAAACCACTAGGAGAATCAGAGATGATTTACTTAACGATTCATATTCAGCGGGTAGTTTCAGAAGAATAA
- a CDS encoding beta-glucoside-specific PTS transporter subunit IIABC: MSSNEEIAKRVLSAVGGKENVNSVVHCATRLRFNLKDEEVADTKRLNQDDDVIQVVQKGGQYQVVIGSHVGDVYRELNNIANFNNEGNATQEKGGNVFDRLIDIISAIFTPFLGAMAGAGVLKGFLTLALTLNWVTDTSGIYVVLWAIADGLFTYLPVMLAFTAAKKFRTNEFLAAALAMALVHPSITALAGQTLHFLGLPVIIGASAYTSSVIPIILAVFLQSYVEKFFKKVIPSFLQTIVVPLAVFLVMAPLTFIAVGPLGTILGNLLGSGYDAIYSFSPIVAGAVMGGLWQVFVMFGMHWGFVPIMMVNLNQVGFDTMTPMLLPAVLAQGGAALAVFFMTKNVKLKGLALSSTITSFFGITEPTVYGVNLPLKKPFIAACISGAVGGAFIGFFQVRNYVFGLISLLSLPGFIAQDTKNANGLIMAAIGTAIAFVLGFILTFIFRFEDQAETEDVATTNKRTTVNPEAQELANGQTIMLASPLNGEVVPLTEVKDQVFSSGALGKGVAIKPTEGKLYAPADGTITTLFPTGHAVGITTNDGAEILMHIGMDTVELEGAGFTIKVQQGNQVKKGDLLVEFDLETIKAAGLSTVTPIVITNTNNFMDVLDMDQKEVIHGEDFLTVVK; encoded by the coding sequence ATGAGTAGTAACGAAGAGATTGCAAAACGCGTCTTATCAGCAGTAGGAGGCAAGGAAAATGTGAACAGTGTGGTGCATTGTGCTACCCGCTTGCGTTTTAATTTAAAAGATGAAGAAGTTGCGGACACGAAGCGATTAAACCAAGATGATGATGTCATTCAAGTGGTCCAAAAAGGCGGCCAATATCAAGTGGTTATCGGCAGCCACGTAGGCGATGTTTACCGGGAATTAAATAATATTGCTAATTTTAACAATGAAGGAAATGCCACACAAGAAAAAGGCGGTAATGTTTTTGACCGCTTAATTGATATTATTTCTGCTATATTTACACCATTTTTAGGAGCAATGGCTGGAGCTGGGGTATTAAAAGGCTTTTTAACGTTAGCCTTGACATTAAACTGGGTAACAGATACATCAGGTATTTATGTCGTTTTATGGGCGATTGCCGATGGTTTGTTTACGTATTTACCTGTGATGTTGGCTTTTACTGCCGCTAAAAAATTTCGGACCAATGAATTTCTAGCAGCGGCTTTAGCAATGGCGCTGGTTCACCCTTCTATTACAGCTTTAGCAGGACAAACGCTACACTTTCTGGGCCTTCCGGTTATTATCGGAGCTAGCGCGTATACGTCTTCTGTTATTCCAATTATCTTAGCTGTCTTTTTACAAAGCTATGTGGAAAAATTCTTTAAAAAAGTTATTCCAAGTTTCTTACAAACTATTGTTGTTCCACTTGCTGTCTTTTTAGTTATGGCTCCGTTAACATTTATTGCTGTTGGTCCTTTGGGTACAATTTTAGGGAATTTATTAGGTAGCGGCTATGATGCCATTTACAGCTTTAGTCCAATTGTTGCAGGTGCTGTGATGGGAGGATTGTGGCAAGTCTTTGTGATGTTTGGGATGCATTGGGGCTTTGTACCGATTATGATGGTGAATTTGAATCAAGTAGGATTTGATACGATGACGCCGATGTTATTACCAGCTGTTTTAGCACAAGGTGGCGCAGCATTAGCTGTTTTCTTTATGACAAAAAATGTGAAGTTAAAAGGATTGGCATTATCTTCTACCATTACTTCTTTCTTTGGAATTACAGAACCAACTGTCTACGGGGTGAACTTGCCTCTTAAAAAGCCATTTATTGCAGCTTGTATTAGTGGTGCTGTTGGTGGAGCGTTTATTGGCTTTTTCCAAGTACGTAATTACGTGTTTGGTTTAATTAGTTTATTGAGCTTACCTGGCTTTATTGCACAAGATACAAAAAATGCGAATGGTTTAATAATGGCTGCAATTGGGACAGCAATTGCTTTTGTTTTAGGTTTTATTTTAACTTTTATTTTCCGTTTTGAAGATCAAGCAGAAACAGAAGATGTAGCAACCACAAATAAACGTACAACTGTAAATCCTGAGGCACAAGAATTAGCAAACGGTCAAACAATTATGTTAGCAAGTCCTTTAAACGGTGAAGTTGTACCTTTAACAGAGGTGAAAGATCAAGTCTTTTCTTCTGGTGCATTAGGAAAAGGTGTAGCGATTAAACCGACAGAAGGAAAATTATACGCACCAGCTGACGGAACTATTACAACGCTTTTTCCAACTGGCCACGCCGTCGGTATTACTACAAATGACGGAGCTGAAATTTTGATGCATATCGGCATGGATACAGTTGAGTTGGAAGGTGCTGGATTTACGATTAAAGTACAACAAGGAAATCAAGTTAAAAAAGGTGATTTATTAGTAGAATTTGATCTTGAGACGATTAAAGCTGCCGGTTTATCTACTGTGACACCGATTGTAATCACCAATACGAATAACTTTATGGATGTTTTGGATATGGATCAAAAAGAAGTCATTCACGGGGAAGACTTTTTGACTGTGGTAAAATAA
- a CDS encoding glycoside hydrolase family 1 protein, whose product MTKSIFKEGFLWGGATAANQLEGAYQADGKGLSVADAMPGGKQRWSILAGEEFDWRIDESNYIYPNHTGIDHYHRFKEDISLFAKMGFKCYRFSIAWSRIFPNGDETTPNEAGLHFYDELIDTCLNYNIEPVVTISHYEMPLNLAKKYGGWKNRELIDFYERFADVVLKRYYQKVKYWMTFNEINSPFELPALSMGMVKSNGGGVWQNIFQAWHHQFVASAKAVKIGHELDPNLQIGCMIIYGTTYSYDANPTNQVATMIQNQEFNYFCADVQVRGKYPAYVKRMFEKYDVQPLEIKADDLALISAHTVDYIGFSYYMSTAINETTTAEKVQGNILGGVKNPFLKASDWGWQIDPDGLRIALNELYNRYEKPLFIVENGLGAYDEVDENFYVADDYRIDYLRKHIVAMGQAVKDGVDLMGYTPWGCIDLVSASTGEMSKRYGFIYVDKDDEGKGTFNRYEKKSFGWYKKVIATNGTDLD is encoded by the coding sequence ATGACAAAATCAATATTTAAAGAAGGCTTTTTATGGGGCGGTGCAACAGCTGCTAATCAATTAGAAGGGGCTTATCAAGCAGATGGCAAAGGTTTATCTGTTGCCGATGCAATGCCTGGCGGAAAACAACGCTGGTCTATTTTAGCAGGAGAAGAATTTGATTGGAGGATTGATGAGAGTAACTATATTTATCCAAATCATACCGGGATTGATCATTATCATCGTTTCAAAGAAGATATTTCACTTTTTGCCAAAATGGGATTTAAATGCTACCGCTTTTCGATTGCCTGGTCTCGTATTTTCCCAAATGGCGATGAAACAACACCCAATGAAGCCGGTTTGCACTTTTACGATGAATTAATTGATACGTGCTTAAACTATAATATTGAGCCTGTTGTGACTATTTCCCATTATGAAATGCCTTTGAATTTAGCCAAAAAATATGGTGGTTGGAAGAATCGTGAGTTGATTGACTTTTATGAACGTTTTGCTGACGTCGTGTTAAAACGTTATTACCAAAAAGTAAAATACTGGATGACCTTCAACGAAATTAATTCACCTTTTGAATTACCAGCTTTAAGTATGGGGATGGTCAAAAGTAATGGCGGCGGTGTTTGGCAGAATATTTTCCAAGCTTGGCATCATCAATTTGTTGCAAGTGCTAAAGCGGTTAAAATTGGGCATGAATTAGACCCGAATTTGCAAATTGGTTGCATGATTATTTATGGGACAACTTACAGTTATGACGCAAACCCCACCAATCAAGTAGCAACGATGATTCAAAATCAGGAATTCAATTATTTCTGCGCGGATGTTCAAGTACGGGGGAAATACCCAGCTTATGTCAAGAGAATGTTTGAAAAATATGACGTGCAACCTTTAGAAATTAAAGCCGATGACTTGGCTTTAATTTCAGCGCATACCGTCGACTACATTGGCTTTAGTTATTACATGTCCACTGCGATTAACGAAACGACGACTGCTGAAAAAGTTCAAGGCAATATTCTCGGCGGTGTGAAAAATCCATTTTTAAAAGCTAGTGATTGGGGCTGGCAAATTGATCCAGATGGTCTGCGTATTGCTTTAAATGAGTTGTACAACCGTTACGAAAAACCACTCTTTATCGTTGAAAATGGCTTAGGCGCTTATGATGAAGTAGATGAAAACTTTTATGTAGCAGATGATTATCGCATTGATTATTTGCGAAAACACATTGTAGCTATGGGTCAAGCCGTCAAAGACGGTGTAGATTTAATGGGTTATACTCCATGGGGGTGTATTGATTTAGTTAGTGCTTCAACAGGTGAAATGAGTAAACGTTATGGTTTTATCTATGTCGATAAAGACGATGAGGGCAAAGGAACCTTCAATCGTTATGAGAAGAAATCTTTTGGCTGGTATAAAAAAGTCATCGCCACCAATGGAACTGATTTAGACTAA
- the yaaA gene encoding S4 domain-containing protein YaaA — MKAKIAITGDYMTLGQVLKEVNVISSGGQAKWYLAENTVLVDGEIENRRGRKLYPGMMVEIPDEGTFFMAQAQEKEHAPE; from the coding sequence ATGAAAGCAAAAATCGCAATCACAGGAGACTACATGACCTTAGGACAAGTACTAAAAGAAGTTAATGTGATTTCCAGTGGTGGACAAGCCAAATGGTACTTAGCTGAGAATACTGTTTTAGTTGACGGTGAGATTGAAAATCGCCGCGGACGTAAGCTTTATCCAGGAATGATGGTAGAAATTCCCGACGAGGGGACTTTTTTTATGGCGCAAGCACAGGAAAAAGAGCATGCGCCTGAATAA
- the recF gene encoding DNA replication/repair protein RecF (All proteins in this family for which functions are known are DNA-binding proteins that assist the filamentation of RecA onto DNA for the initiation of recombination or recombinational repair.), with amino-acid sequence MRLNNLFLQHFRNYTELELQFPQNLTIFLGENAQGKTNILESIYVLAMTRSHRTNNEQELIEWGADFASVKGEIQKKHSKVPLELLLTKKGRKTRINHIEQKKLSSYVGQLNVILFAPEDLALVKGSPSLRRKFLDMEIGQIDPIYLYDLVQYQNVLKQRNQYLKQQKKVDMLYLSVLDDQLVDFGSKVLLARAKFVKRLEYWANLLHQKISHEKENLTLRYVSTIDFALEDDLNVVKQRFKSVLEKNQVRELQRLTTLSGPHRDDLSFAINEIDVQTYGSQGQQRTTALSVKLAEIDLMQEETGEYPILLLDDVMSELDDSRQLHLLETIEGKVQTFLTTTTLDHVKNKMTVTPTIFYVEKGHLSTTK; translated from the coding sequence ATGCGCCTGAATAATCTCTTTTTGCAGCATTTTCGTAATTATACAGAGCTTGAGCTTCAATTTCCGCAAAATTTAACGATTTTTCTCGGCGAAAATGCCCAAGGTAAGACGAATATTTTGGAAAGTATTTACGTTTTAGCCATGACTCGAAGCCATCGGACGAATAATGAACAAGAGCTGATTGAATGGGGGGCTGACTTTGCCAGTGTTAAAGGTGAGATACAAAAAAAACATAGCAAAGTGCCTTTGGAACTTTTGTTAACCAAAAAAGGCCGTAAGACCCGTATTAATCACATTGAACAAAAAAAGTTGAGTAGTTATGTGGGTCAGCTAAATGTAATTTTATTTGCTCCAGAAGATTTGGCTTTGGTCAAAGGTAGTCCGTCTTTGCGGCGAAAATTTCTCGACATGGAAATTGGCCAGATTGATCCGATTTATTTATATGACCTCGTCCAGTATCAAAACGTTTTAAAGCAACGCAATCAATATTTAAAGCAACAAAAAAAAGTCGACATGCTTTACTTGAGCGTGTTAGATGATCAGTTGGTGGATTTTGGCAGTAAAGTTTTGTTAGCTCGAGCTAAATTTGTCAAAAGGCTGGAATATTGGGCTAATTTATTGCATCAAAAAATCAGTCATGAAAAAGAAAATTTAACCTTACGTTATGTCTCAACAATTGACTTTGCGCTAGAAGATGATTTGAACGTCGTCAAGCAACGTTTCAAGTCGGTCTTGGAGAAAAATCAAGTAAGAGAATTACAGCGCCTGACGACGCTATCTGGGCCTCATCGTGACGATTTAAGTTTTGCAATTAATGAAATTGACGTGCAGACGTACGGTTCCCAAGGACAGCAACGCACAACTGCCTTAAGTGTCAAATTAGCAGAAATTGATTTGATGCAAGAAGAAACTGGCGAATATCCGATTCTTTTACTCGATGATGTGATGAGTGAACTAGATGATTCCCGTCAGTTGCATCTTTTAGAGACGATTGAAGGGAAAGTTCAAACGTTTTTAACTACCACAACTTTAGACCATGTTAAAAATAAAATGACCGTAACGCCAACCATTTTTTACGTGGAAAAAGGTCATTTAAGTACCACGAAATAG
- the gyrB gene encoding DNA topoisomerase (ATP-hydrolyzing) subunit B, translating to MTEEEKSLVERAKEYDASQIQVLEGLEAVRKRPGMYIGSTSSEGLHHLVWEIVDNSIDEALAGFATKIQVIIEEDNSITVTDDGRGIPVDIQAKTGRPAVETVYTILHAGGKFGGGGYKVSGGLHGVGASVVNALSTKLRVKVYKEGKVYFQEYRRGAVVDDLKVIDETDKHGTEVRFWPDPEIFTETTIFNFDKLATRVRELAFLNRGLRISIEDRREEKPVLKEYHYEGGIKSYVEHLDKNKTVLFPDPIYLEDQQQDIAVEVSLQYTDGYHMNILSFANNIHTYEGGTHESGFKTALTRVINDYARKQKIMKDNDDNLSGEDVREGLTAVISIKHPDPQFEGQTKTKLGNSEVRTIVDRLFSEHFLKFLMENPTVGRQIVDKGMLASRARQAAKRAREMTRRKGALEISNLPGKLADCSSNDPERCELFIVEGDSAGGSAKQGRNREFQAILPIRGKILNVEKASMDKILANEEIRSLFTAMGTGFGADFDVSKARYHKLVIMTDADVDGAHIRTLLLTLFYRYMRPIVEAGYVYIAQPPLYGVKQGKNITYVQPGKDADERLQQIMNELPKTPKPTIQRYKGLGEMDDHQLWETTMDPENRMMLRVSVDDAIEADQVFEMLMGDRVEPRRAFIEENAHYVQNLDI from the coding sequence ATGACAGAAGAAGAAAAAAGCTTAGTTGAGCGTGCCAAAGAATATGATGCCAGTCAGATTCAGGTTTTAGAAGGTTTAGAAGCGGTACGCAAACGTCCAGGGATGTACATCGGCTCGACTAGTTCAGAAGGGTTACACCACCTTGTTTGGGAAATTGTCGATAATTCCATTGATGAAGCCTTAGCAGGTTTTGCGACGAAAATTCAAGTTATCATTGAAGAAGACAATTCTATCACCGTAACGGATGATGGTCGCGGAATTCCAGTTGATATTCAAGCCAAGACAGGTCGTCCTGCGGTAGAAACTGTTTATACGATTTTACATGCCGGTGGTAAATTTGGCGGTGGCGGCTACAAAGTTTCCGGTGGTCTTCACGGTGTAGGTGCTTCGGTGGTTAACGCCCTTTCAACGAAATTAAGAGTCAAAGTTTACAAAGAAGGAAAAGTTTATTTCCAAGAATACCGTCGTGGAGCTGTTGTAGATGACTTAAAAGTTATTGACGAAACAGATAAACATGGGACAGAAGTTCGCTTTTGGCCAGATCCAGAAATTTTTACGGAGACAACAATTTTTAACTTTGATAAATTGGCAACTCGTGTGCGGGAATTGGCCTTTTTAAATCGCGGCTTACGGATTTCCATTGAAGATCGACGAGAAGAAAAACCGGTCTTGAAGGAATATCACTACGAAGGTGGGATTAAAAGTTATGTGGAACATTTAGACAAAAATAAAACGGTCTTGTTCCCAGATCCAATTTACCTAGAAGATCAACAGCAAGATATTGCTGTTGAAGTTTCTTTACAATATACAGATGGTTATCACATGAATATTTTGAGTTTTGCCAATAATATTCACACCTATGAAGGCGGAACCCATGAATCAGGTTTTAAAACGGCTTTAACACGGGTTATCAACGACTATGCCCGCAAGCAAAAAATTATGAAAGACAACGATGACAATCTTTCTGGTGAAGATGTACGAGAAGGTTTGACAGCTGTTATTTCAATTAAACATCCTGATCCACAGTTTGAAGGTCAAACGAAAACTAAATTAGGTAACTCTGAAGTTAGAACGATTGTCGATCGCTTATTCTCAGAACACTTCTTGAAGTTTTTAATGGAAAATCCGACAGTTGGTCGTCAAATTGTTGATAAAGGAATGCTCGCTTCAAGAGCTCGACAAGCAGCGAAACGCGCCAGAGAAATGACTCGTCGTAAAGGTGCTTTAGAAATTAGTAATTTGCCAGGAAAATTAGCGGATTGTTCTTCTAATGATCCGGAACGGTGCGAATTATTTATCGTCGAAGGGGATTCTGCCGGTGGTTCAGCTAAGCAAGGGCGGAATCGTGAGTTTCAAGCGATTTTACCAATTCGGGGTAAAATTTTGAACGTGGAAAAAGCTTCCATGGACAAAATTCTAGCCAACGAAGAAATTCGCTCACTCTTTACTGCGATGGGTACAGGTTTTGGCGCTGATTTTGATGTATCAAAAGCACGGTATCACAAATTAGTTATTATGACCGATGCTGATGTCGACGGGGCTCACATTCGAACTTTATTATTGACATTGTTTTACCGCTATATGCGTCCAATCGTGGAAGCGGGGTATGTTTATATTGCACAACCACCATTATATGGCGTCAAACAAGGAAAAAATATTACGTATGTTCAACCAGGCAAAGATGCTGATGAACGTTTGCAGCAAATTATGAATGAATTGCCCAAAACGCCAAAACCAACGATTCAACGTTATAAAGGTTTGGGAGAAATGGATGACCATCAATTATGGGAAACTACGATGGATCCAGAAAATCGTATGATGCTGCGTGTTTCCGTGGATGATGCAATCGAAGCTGACCAAGTTTTTGAAATGTTAATGGGAGATCGCGTAGAACCACGCCGCGCTTTCATTGAAGAAAATGCCCATTATGTCCAAAATTTGGATATTTAA